The following are encoded together in the Scyliorhinus torazame isolate Kashiwa2021f chromosome 6, sScyTor2.1, whole genome shotgun sequence genome:
- the rnf182 gene encoding E3 ubiquitin-protein ligase RNF182, producing the protein MNFQTTEGPTEKQLLSSEELECKICYNPYNLRNRRPKLLECFHRVCAKCLYKIVDPGDSSQSIINCPFCRYETSVLDDEVGGLPDDSNVLAALACKEKNRKSALDNPSELLLSPKRLASIASPSPSSSNCLVITIMEVQRESVQSQRSPSAMEFHNSSFDSTASMSQQWEIWNCSPLLCHTIGRILVWTLALLYFASLPLGVYLLVIQKVTVGIIFVSLVPSSLGILMVYGFCQCLCHEFLDCISS; encoded by the coding sequence ATGAATTTCCAGACCACAGAGGGTCCCACTGAAAAACAATTGCTTTCTTCTGAGGAGCTGGAATGCAAAATCTGTTACAACCCTTACAACCTGAGGAACAGGAGACCCAAGTTGTTGGAATGCTTTCACAGGGTGTGTGCCAAATGCCTGTATAAGATTGTAGACCCTGGAGACTCCTCACAAAGTATAATTAACTGTCCTTTCTGCAGGTATGAGACAAGTGTACTCGACGATGAAGTTGGTGGACTTCCGGATGATAGTAATGTCCTTGCTGCTCTGGCATGCAAGGAGAAGAATAGGAAGTCTGCCTTGGACAACCCGTCTGAGCTTCTgctgagtccaaaaaggttagcttccATTGCAAGCCCCTCCCCTAGCTCCTCAAACTGTCTGGTTATCACCATCATGGAAGTTCAAAGGGAATCCGTACAATCTCAGAGATCACCGTCAGCCATGGAATTCCACAACTCCAGCTTTGATTCAACAGCCTCAATGTCTCAGCAATGGGAAATTTGGAATTGCTCTCCCCTACTCTGCCATACCATAGGCAGGATCCTAGTCTGGACACTAGCACTCCTGTATTTTGCCTCTTTACCTCTTGGTGTATATCTGCTCGTGATTCAGAAAGTCACAGTGGGGATTATATTTGTCAGTCTTGTtccctccagtcttggtatacttaTGGTCTATGGTTTCTGTCAATGTTTATGTCATGAGTTTTTGGATTGCATATCTTCATGA